Proteins encoded in a region of the Phalacrocorax carbo chromosome 17, bPhaCar2.1, whole genome shotgun sequence genome:
- the INPP5K gene encoding inositol polyphosphate 5-phosphatase K isoform X2, with the protein MASFSSDDALQDSAALSLNDLESLHNFRSRSASFSSTGSSGRLQLRQRVAQLMACVEDISSDDEIHEVSRTLDEAFLIWGKKLKDKWNEFRLHLVTWNVGTASPPPDVTSLLQLDSLGPAMDMYVIGLQEVNSRITNFLSDLAFDDPWSIFLMTVLSPLGYIKLSSVRMQGLLLLIFVKHVHLPFIRDVHTHYTRTGLYGYWGNKGGVTIRMSLYGHTVCFMNCHLPAHMENTEQRLDDFEKILEMQFEGENIPSTLDHDVLFCFGDLNFRIADYGIHFVRESINNKRYNLLWDKDQLNMAKKKEAFLQEFIEGPLQFKPTYKFDLYSDVYDTSEKKRKPAWTDRILWRVKNLCQHTSKEGEFSEEEQTISVTLNNYISHMSYGISDHKPVTGTFGLELKPLLTDPLVTLNAEGEWSAEHDVVISYSAVPEFPSSAWDWIGLFKVAFRHVNDCVTYTWVEDDEISSNEDSKQVYMSAAEIPDMGGEFLLCYYSNNLRSIVGISQPFQIQPNRTLIEKDLTQEESGWMQKPDNLESHDEF; encoded by the exons ATGGCATCCTTCAGCAGTGACGATGCGCTTCAAGATTCGGCAGCCCTCTCCCTAAACGATTTAGAAAGCCTGCACAACTTCCGCAGCCGGTCTGCGAGCTTCAGCAGCACAGGGTCCAGCGGCCGCTTGCAGCTCCGGCAGCGAGTAGCCCAGCTCATGGCTTGTGTGGAGGACATCAGCTCGGATGATGAAATTCATGAAGTGTCTCGCACTCTAGATGAAGCTTTCCTGATCTGGGGGAAAAAGCTGAAGGATAAGTGGAATGAATTCAG aTTACACCTCGTTACCTGGAACGTGGGCACAGCTTCTCCGCCTCCTGATGTCACTAGTTTACTTCAGCTCGATTCACTGGGCCCAGCTATGGATATGTATGTTATAGG CTTGCAGGAGGTGAACTCAAGAATCACAAATTTTCTGTCTGACTTGGCATTTGATGATCCGTGGAGCATTTTTCTCATGACTGTATTGTCTCCATTGGGATATATCAAG CTCTCCTCCGTTCGCATGCAGGGATTACTGCTGCTGATCTTCGTGAAGCACGTCCACCTTCCTTTCATACGGGACGTTCACACCCACTACACGCGCACGGGCCTGTACGGATACTGG GGGAACAAAGGAGGCGTCACCATCCGGATGTCCCTCTATGGTCATACAGTTTGTTTCATGAACTGCCACTTGCCAGCTCACATGGAGAACACAGAGCAGCGCCTGGATGACTTTGAGAAAATTCTGGAAATGCAGTTTGAAGGAGAGAATATTCCAAGTACTTTGGATCATGA tgttctcttctgttttggAGATCTAAACTTCCGGATAGCAGATTATGGCATACATTTTGTCCGAGAATCAATAAATAACAAGCGTTACAACCTGCTGTGGGACAAGGACCAG ttaAATATGgcaaaaaagaaggaagcatTTCTTCAGGAATTCATAGAGGGTCCTCTGCAGTTTAAACCCACCTACAAGTTTGACCTGTACTCGGATGTATACGATACAAG tgagaagaaaagaaagccagcGTGGACTGATAGAATTCTTTGGAGAGTGAAAAATCTCTGCCAGCACACGTCAAAAGAAGGCGAATTCTCTGAAGAAGAACAGACAATTTCTGTTACTTTGAACAACTATATCAGTCACATGAGCTATGGCATCAGCGATCACAAACCTGTTACAGGAACTTTTGGGCTTGAG TTGAAGCCTCTCCTAACAGATCCTTTGGTCACGCTGAATGCTGAGGGTGAGTGGAGCGCGGAACATGATGTTGTCATCAGCTATTCTGCAGTGCCTGAATTCCCAAGCAGTGCTTGGGACTGGATTGGACTCTTCAAG GTGGCTTTCAGGCATGTGAACGACTGTGTTACGTATACTTGGGTAGAAGATGATGAAATTTCTTCTAACGAAGACAGTAAACAA GTTTACATGAGTGCTGCAGAAATACCTGATATGGGAGGagaatttttgctttgttaCTATAGCAATAATTTGCGGTCAATTGTTGGTATCAGCCAGCCTTTTCAG ATTCAGCCTAACAGAACATTAATAGAAAAGGATCTGACACAGGAGGAGAGCGGCTGGATGCAGAAGCCTGACAATCTGGAGTCCCATGACGAGTTCTGA
- the INPP5K gene encoding inositol polyphosphate 5-phosphatase K isoform X1, which produces MASFSSDDALQDSAALSLNDLESLHNFRSRSASFSSTGSSGRLQLRQRVAQLMACVEDISSDDEIHEVSRTLDEAFLIWGKKLKDKWNEFRLHLVTWNVGTASPPPDVTSLLQLDSLGPAMDMYVIGLQEVNSRITNFLSDLAFDDPWSIFLMTVLSPLGYIKLSSVRMQGLLLLIFVKHVHLPFIRDVHTHYTRTGLYGYWGNKGGVTIRMSLYGHTVCFMNCHLPAHMENTEQRLDDFEKILEMQFEGENIPSTLDHDVLFCFGDLNFRIADYGIHFVRESINNKRYNLLWDKDQLNMAKKKEAFLQEFIEGPLQFKPTYKFDLYSDVYDTREQKSLFWFNEKKRKPAWTDRILWRVKNLCQHTSKEGEFSEEEQTISVTLNNYISHMSYGISDHKPVTGTFGLELKPLLTDPLVTLNAEGEWSAEHDVVISYSAVPEFPSSAWDWIGLFKVAFRHVNDCVTYTWVEDDEISSNEDSKQVYMSAAEIPDMGGEFLLCYYSNNLRSIVGISQPFQIQPNRTLIEKDLTQEESGWMQKPDNLESHDEF; this is translated from the exons ATGGCATCCTTCAGCAGTGACGATGCGCTTCAAGATTCGGCAGCCCTCTCCCTAAACGATTTAGAAAGCCTGCACAACTTCCGCAGCCGGTCTGCGAGCTTCAGCAGCACAGGGTCCAGCGGCCGCTTGCAGCTCCGGCAGCGAGTAGCCCAGCTCATGGCTTGTGTGGAGGACATCAGCTCGGATGATGAAATTCATGAAGTGTCTCGCACTCTAGATGAAGCTTTCCTGATCTGGGGGAAAAAGCTGAAGGATAAGTGGAATGAATTCAG aTTACACCTCGTTACCTGGAACGTGGGCACAGCTTCTCCGCCTCCTGATGTCACTAGTTTACTTCAGCTCGATTCACTGGGCCCAGCTATGGATATGTATGTTATAGG CTTGCAGGAGGTGAACTCAAGAATCACAAATTTTCTGTCTGACTTGGCATTTGATGATCCGTGGAGCATTTTTCTCATGACTGTATTGTCTCCATTGGGATATATCAAG CTCTCCTCCGTTCGCATGCAGGGATTACTGCTGCTGATCTTCGTGAAGCACGTCCACCTTCCTTTCATACGGGACGTTCACACCCACTACACGCGCACGGGCCTGTACGGATACTGG GGGAACAAAGGAGGCGTCACCATCCGGATGTCCCTCTATGGTCATACAGTTTGTTTCATGAACTGCCACTTGCCAGCTCACATGGAGAACACAGAGCAGCGCCTGGATGACTTTGAGAAAATTCTGGAAATGCAGTTTGAAGGAGAGAATATTCCAAGTACTTTGGATCATGA tgttctcttctgttttggAGATCTAAACTTCCGGATAGCAGATTATGGCATACATTTTGTCCGAGAATCAATAAATAACAAGCGTTACAACCTGCTGTGGGACAAGGACCAG ttaAATATGgcaaaaaagaaggaagcatTTCTTCAGGAATTCATAGAGGGTCCTCTGCAGTTTAAACCCACCTACAAGTTTGACCTGTACTCGGATGTATACGATACAAG aGAGCAGAAGTCCCTGTTTTGGTTTAA tgagaagaaaagaaagccagcGTGGACTGATAGAATTCTTTGGAGAGTGAAAAATCTCTGCCAGCACACGTCAAAAGAAGGCGAATTCTCTGAAGAAGAACAGACAATTTCTGTTACTTTGAACAACTATATCAGTCACATGAGCTATGGCATCAGCGATCACAAACCTGTTACAGGAACTTTTGGGCTTGAG TTGAAGCCTCTCCTAACAGATCCTTTGGTCACGCTGAATGCTGAGGGTGAGTGGAGCGCGGAACATGATGTTGTCATCAGCTATTCTGCAGTGCCTGAATTCCCAAGCAGTGCTTGGGACTGGATTGGACTCTTCAAG GTGGCTTTCAGGCATGTGAACGACTGTGTTACGTATACTTGGGTAGAAGATGATGAAATTTCTTCTAACGAAGACAGTAAACAA GTTTACATGAGTGCTGCAGAAATACCTGATATGGGAGGagaatttttgctttgttaCTATAGCAATAATTTGCGGTCAATTGTTGGTATCAGCCAGCCTTTTCAG ATTCAGCCTAACAGAACATTAATAGAAAAGGATCTGACACAGGAGGAGAGCGGCTGGATGCAGAAGCCTGACAATCTGGAGTCCCATGACGAGTTCTGA
- the INPP5K gene encoding inositol polyphosphate 5-phosphatase K isoform X3, giving the protein MEPAGPAQRGGRRQLRLHLVTWNVGTASPPPDVTSLLQLDSLGPAMDMYVIGLQEVNSRITNFLSDLAFDDPWSIFLMTVLSPLGYIKLSSVRMQGLLLLIFVKHVHLPFIRDVHTHYTRTGLYGYWGNKGGVTIRMSLYGHTVCFMNCHLPAHMENTEQRLDDFEKILEMQFEGENIPSTLDHDVLFCFGDLNFRIADYGIHFVRESINNKRYNLLWDKDQLNMAKKKEAFLQEFIEGPLQFKPTYKFDLYSDVYDTREQKSLFWFNEKKRKPAWTDRILWRVKNLCQHTSKEGEFSEEEQTISVTLNNYISHMSYGISDHKPVTGTFGLELKPLLTDPLVTLNAEGEWSAEHDVVISYSAVPEFPSSAWDWIGLFKVAFRHVNDCVTYTWVEDDEISSNEDSKQVYMSAAEIPDMGGEFLLCYYSNNLRSIVGISQPFQIQPNRTLIEKDLTQEESGWMQKPDNLESHDEF; this is encoded by the exons ATGGAGCCGGCGGGCCCGGCGCAGCGCGGCGGCCGCAGGCAGCTCAG aTTACACCTCGTTACCTGGAACGTGGGCACAGCTTCTCCGCCTCCTGATGTCACTAGTTTACTTCAGCTCGATTCACTGGGCCCAGCTATGGATATGTATGTTATAGG CTTGCAGGAGGTGAACTCAAGAATCACAAATTTTCTGTCTGACTTGGCATTTGATGATCCGTGGAGCATTTTTCTCATGACTGTATTGTCTCCATTGGGATATATCAAG CTCTCCTCCGTTCGCATGCAGGGATTACTGCTGCTGATCTTCGTGAAGCACGTCCACCTTCCTTTCATACGGGACGTTCACACCCACTACACGCGCACGGGCCTGTACGGATACTGG GGGAACAAAGGAGGCGTCACCATCCGGATGTCCCTCTATGGTCATACAGTTTGTTTCATGAACTGCCACTTGCCAGCTCACATGGAGAACACAGAGCAGCGCCTGGATGACTTTGAGAAAATTCTGGAAATGCAGTTTGAAGGAGAGAATATTCCAAGTACTTTGGATCATGA tgttctcttctgttttggAGATCTAAACTTCCGGATAGCAGATTATGGCATACATTTTGTCCGAGAATCAATAAATAACAAGCGTTACAACCTGCTGTGGGACAAGGACCAG ttaAATATGgcaaaaaagaaggaagcatTTCTTCAGGAATTCATAGAGGGTCCTCTGCAGTTTAAACCCACCTACAAGTTTGACCTGTACTCGGATGTATACGATACAAG aGAGCAGAAGTCCCTGTTTTGGTTTAA tgagaagaaaagaaagccagcGTGGACTGATAGAATTCTTTGGAGAGTGAAAAATCTCTGCCAGCACACGTCAAAAGAAGGCGAATTCTCTGAAGAAGAACAGACAATTTCTGTTACTTTGAACAACTATATCAGTCACATGAGCTATGGCATCAGCGATCACAAACCTGTTACAGGAACTTTTGGGCTTGAG TTGAAGCCTCTCCTAACAGATCCTTTGGTCACGCTGAATGCTGAGGGTGAGTGGAGCGCGGAACATGATGTTGTCATCAGCTATTCTGCAGTGCCTGAATTCCCAAGCAGTGCTTGGGACTGGATTGGACTCTTCAAG GTGGCTTTCAGGCATGTGAACGACTGTGTTACGTATACTTGGGTAGAAGATGATGAAATTTCTTCTAACGAAGACAGTAAACAA GTTTACATGAGTGCTGCAGAAATACCTGATATGGGAGGagaatttttgctttgttaCTATAGCAATAATTTGCGGTCAATTGTTGGTATCAGCCAGCCTTTTCAG ATTCAGCCTAACAGAACATTAATAGAAAAGGATCTGACACAGGAGGAGAGCGGCTGGATGCAGAAGCCTGACAATCTGGAGTCCCATGACGAGTTCTGA